From Hermetia illucens chromosome 6, iHerIll2.2.curated.20191125, whole genome shotgun sequence, one genomic window encodes:
- the LOC119659759 gene encoding putative nuclease HARBI1, with translation MSVNLKRALLCVIIDELCNDDIQEPTQIKRRKVWSKSWYLNRPELSHSNLLKELEISAPSDLKNFLRMDSETYNELLRKVSPFIKKQDTIMRDAISPNERLSATLRFLASGQTFEDLKFLTAISPQSLGVLIMETCSAIIKVLKPYIKLPATEDEWKAVATEFGDRWNFPNCIGALDGKHVQIKKPNCSGSYYFNYKKTFSIVLLALVSANYEFLMVEAGANGRVSDAGVFQNSKFFEKLNDGLLNIPHSQAIPEFSEVDMPFVFVGDDAFPLLRNLMKPYSRNNLSIEERVYNYRVSRARRIVENAFGIVATRFRILINRMNLNPKKASIIVLACCYLHNFLRTTNPSVYLRGSVDIEHINNGDIQLGAWRQDSQQLSELQPTASRNAASIAKETRMKYTRYFNGVGAVPWQSLFINENNN, from the exons ATGAGTGTGAATTTGAAAAGGGCCTTGTTATGTGTCATAATAGACGAACTATGTAATGATGATATACAAGAACcaacccaaataaagaggagaaAGGTTTGGTCTAAAAGTTGGTATTTAAATAGGCCTGAATTATCACATTCGAACTTGTTGAAAGAGTTGGAAATTAGTGCACCCAGTGACTTGAAGAACTTTTTAAGAATGGACAGTGAAACGTATAATGAATTATTGCGAAAAGTAAGTCCATTCATTAAGAAACAGGACACAATAATGCGTGATGCGATATCTCCTAACGAACGTCTGTCCGCAACTCTTCGGTTTTTAGCTAGTGGACAgacttttgaagatttgaaaTTCCTTACTGCAATTTCACCACAATCTTTAGGAGTGTTGATAATGGAGACGTGTTCGGCAATAATTAAAGTATTAAAGCCATATATTAAG ctGCCGGCAACCGAAGACGAATGGAAAGCCGTTGCCACCGAATTTGGGGATAGGTGGAACTTCCCAAATTGCATTGGCGCTTTGGACGGGAAACATGTGCAAATAAAAAAACCTAATTGCTCAGGGTcgtattatttcaattataaaaaaacttTTAGCATTGTATTACTAGCGTTAGTTAGCGCGAACTATGAGTTTTTAATGGTTGAAGCCGGCGCAAATGGGCGTGTTTCTGATGCTGGTGTGTTTCAGAATAGCaaattttttgagaaattgaaTGATGGATTACTTAACATTCCACACTCACAAGCTATACCTGAATTTTCTGAAGTAGATATGCCCTTTGTTTTTGTGGGGGATGACGCCTTTCCATTATTGAGGAATTTGATGAAACCGTACAGCCGCAATAATCTATCAATAGAAGAAAGGGTATACAATTACAGGGTGTCAAGGGCTAGAAGGATTGTGGAAAATGCTTTTGGAATTGTGGCAACGCGATTCCGCATACTTATAAACCGCATGAATTTGAACCCTAAAAAAGCTAGCATAATAGTTCTAGCATGTTGTTATCTCCACAATTTTTTAAGGACAACCAACCCCTCGGTCTACTTAAGAGGAAGTGTTGATATTGAACATATAAATAATGGTGATATTCAATTGGGTGCTTGGAGACAAGACAGCCAGCAGCTTTCTGAACTTCAACCAACTGCATCGAGAAATGCAGCTTCAATagcaaaagaaacaagaatGAAATACACAAGGTATTTTAATGGAGTTGGAGCAGTGCCTTGGCAAAGTTTgtttataaatgaaaacaacaattAG
- the LOC119660323 gene encoding 60S ribosomal protein L35a yields MADTATKPSTSAAPAEKSAPGLRRKRHGRLYAKAVFTGYKRGLRNQHENQCILKVDGARRKEHGRFYIGKRCVYVYKAKTRKCVPQHPERKTKIRAIWGKVTRTHGNSGSVRARFRRNLPGHAMGQRIRIMLYPSSI; encoded by the exons ATGGCTGACACAGCAACAAAACCAAGCACATCTGCAGCACCAGCTGAGAAATCGGCCCCCGGGCTCAGACGCAAAAGGCACGGCCGCCTCTACGCCAAGGCCGTCTTCACCGGCTACAAACGTGGTCTTAGGAATCAACACGAAAACCAGTGCATCTTGAAG GTCGATGGCGCCCGCAGGAAGGAACACGGCCGCTTCTACATTGGCAAACGTTGTGTTTACGTCTACAAGGCAAAGACCCGCAAGTGCGTGCCCCAACACCCAGAACGGAAGACCAAGATCCGCGCAATCTGGGGCAAGGTAACTCGCACCCACGGAAACAGTGGATCCGTCCGCGCCCGATTCCGCAGGAACTTGCCCGGTCATGCGATGGGACAACGCATTAGAATT ATGCTGTACCCTTCAAGCATCTAA